One window of Triticum dicoccoides isolate Atlit2015 ecotype Zavitan chromosome 5A, WEW_v2.0, whole genome shotgun sequence genomic DNA carries:
- the LOC119302965 gene encoding protein DETOXIFICATION 16-like isoform X1 — protein sequence MLPAIEEPLVGGSSSTEESLVVTEVKKQLYLAGPLIAGCLLQNVVQMISVMFVGHLGELALSSASIATSFAGVTGFSLLSGMASSLDTLCGQAFGAKRYHLLGIYKQRAILVLTLVSVVVAVLWAYTGQILLLFGQDPDIAMGAGSYIRWMIPALFAYGLLQCHIRFLQTQNIVLPVMASAGVTALSHVLVCWLLVYRLGLGNKGAALANGISYLANVSILALYIRVSPSCRSTWTGLSKEAFRDILSFMKLAVPSALMVCLEWWSFELLVLLSGLLHNPKLEASVLSICLNTSSLAFMISLGLGAAISTRVSNELGAGRPEAARLATRVIMVLGLTAGLSLGLIMISVRNLWGYAYSNEKEVVEYIARMMPLLSVSIIFDNLQCVLSGIVRGCGLQKVGACVNLSAYYLVGIPAALCFAFVYHLGGMGLWFGIICGIVVQMLLLLGITMRTNWDKEALKAKGRVFSSSRPLDMTT from the exons ATGTTGCCAGCCATTGAGGAGCCCCTTGTTGGGGGCAGCAGCAGCACCGAGGAGAGCTTGGTGGTGACCGAGGTTAAGAAGCAGCTGTACCTCGCCGGGCCCCTCATCGCCGGATGCCTGCTGCAGAACGTCGTGCAGATGATATCGGTCATGTTTGTCGGCCATCTCGGCGAGCTCGCTCTCTCGAGTGCCTCCATCGCCACCTCCTTTGCCGGTGTTACCGGCTTCAGCTTGTTG TCTGGCATGGCGAGCAGCTTGGACACACTGTGTGGGCAAGCCTTTGGAGCAAAACGGTACCATCTGCTCGGCATCTACAAGCAGAGGGCCATCCTTGTGCTCACTCTGGTGAGCGTTGTGGTTGCGGTGCTCTGGGCGTACACCGGGCAGATCCTCCTGCTCTTCGGCCAGGACCCGGATATTGCCATGGGGGCAGGGAGCTACATCCGGTGGATGATTCCAGCTCTGTTCGCTTACGGACTGCTGCAGTGCCACATCCGGTTCCTCCAGACACAGAACATCGTCCTTCCGGTGATGGCGAGCGCAGGCGTCACGGCACTAAGCCACGTGCTTGTGTGCTGGTTGCTGGTTTACAGGCTTGGACTGGGCAACAAGGGTGCTGCCCTGGCCAATGGCATCTCCTACCTGGCCAATGTCTCGATCTTGGCTCTCTACATCAGGGTCTCTCCATCCTGCAGGAGCACCTGGACAGGCCTCTCAAAGGAGGCATTTCGCGACATCCTTAGCTTCATGAAGCTTGCCGTGCCATCTGCGCTCATGGTTTG CCTAGAGTGGTGGTCGTTTGAGCTGCTGGTACTTCTCTCTGGACTTCTCCATAATCCTAAGCTCGAAGCATCGGTGTTGTCCATTTG CCTAAACACAAGTTCATTGGCATTCATGATCTCCTTGGGGCTTGGGGCAGCCATAAG CACCCGTGTTTCAAACGAGCTTGGTGCTGGGCGACCTGAAGCTGCCCGCTTGGCTACTCGTGTGATCATGGTTCTGGGTCTCACGGCGGGTCTATCATTAGGACTTATTATGATTTCGGTACGCAATTTATGGGGGTATGCATACAGCAACGAGAAGGAAGTGGTGGAATACATTGCAAGAATGATGCCGCTTCTTTCCGTGTCAATCATCTTCGACAATCTGCAATGTGTCCTTTCAG GTATTGTTAGGGGCTGTGGCTTGCAAAAGGTTGGTGCTTGTGTCAATCTCAGTGCATATTACCTTGTCGGCATTCCAGCGGCGCTATGCTTTGCCTTTGTCTACCATCTTGGCGGAATG GGGCTGTGGTTCGGAATAATCTGTGGGATAGTGGtacagatgctgctgctgctgggcaTCACCATGCGCACCAACTGGGATAAAGAG GCTCTCAAGGCAAAGGGCAGAGTTTTCAGTTCGTCCCGGCCTCTAGACATGACGACATGA
- the LOC119302965 gene encoding protein DETOXIFICATION 16-like isoform X2 → MASSLDTLCGQAFGAKRYHLLGIYKQRAILVLTLVSVVVAVLWAYTGQILLLFGQDPDIAMGAGSYIRWMIPALFAYGLLQCHIRFLQTQNIVLPVMASAGVTALSHVLVCWLLVYRLGLGNKGAALANGISYLANVSILALYIRVSPSCRSTWTGLSKEAFRDILSFMKLAVPSALMVCLEWWSFELLVLLSGLLHNPKLEASVLSICLNTSSLAFMISLGLGAAISTRVSNELGAGRPEAARLATRVIMVLGLTAGLSLGLIMISVRNLWGYAYSNEKEVVEYIARMMPLLSVSIIFDNLQCVLSGIVRGCGLQKVGACVNLSAYYLVGIPAALCFAFVYHLGGMGLWFGIICGIVVQMLLLLGITMRTNWDKEALKAKGRVFSSSRPLDMTT, encoded by the exons ATGGCGAGCAGCTTGGACACACTGTGTGGGCAAGCCTTTGGAGCAAAACGGTACCATCTGCTCGGCATCTACAAGCAGAGGGCCATCCTTGTGCTCACTCTGGTGAGCGTTGTGGTTGCGGTGCTCTGGGCGTACACCGGGCAGATCCTCCTGCTCTTCGGCCAGGACCCGGATATTGCCATGGGGGCAGGGAGCTACATCCGGTGGATGATTCCAGCTCTGTTCGCTTACGGACTGCTGCAGTGCCACATCCGGTTCCTCCAGACACAGAACATCGTCCTTCCGGTGATGGCGAGCGCAGGCGTCACGGCACTAAGCCACGTGCTTGTGTGCTGGTTGCTGGTTTACAGGCTTGGACTGGGCAACAAGGGTGCTGCCCTGGCCAATGGCATCTCCTACCTGGCCAATGTCTCGATCTTGGCTCTCTACATCAGGGTCTCTCCATCCTGCAGGAGCACCTGGACAGGCCTCTCAAAGGAGGCATTTCGCGACATCCTTAGCTTCATGAAGCTTGCCGTGCCATCTGCGCTCATGGTTTG CCTAGAGTGGTGGTCGTTTGAGCTGCTGGTACTTCTCTCTGGACTTCTCCATAATCCTAAGCTCGAAGCATCGGTGTTGTCCATTTG CCTAAACACAAGTTCATTGGCATTCATGATCTCCTTGGGGCTTGGGGCAGCCATAAG CACCCGTGTTTCAAACGAGCTTGGTGCTGGGCGACCTGAAGCTGCCCGCTTGGCTACTCGTGTGATCATGGTTCTGGGTCTCACGGCGGGTCTATCATTAGGACTTATTATGATTTCGGTACGCAATTTATGGGGGTATGCATACAGCAACGAGAAGGAAGTGGTGGAATACATTGCAAGAATGATGCCGCTTCTTTCCGTGTCAATCATCTTCGACAATCTGCAATGTGTCCTTTCAG GTATTGTTAGGGGCTGTGGCTTGCAAAAGGTTGGTGCTTGTGTCAATCTCAGTGCATATTACCTTGTCGGCATTCCAGCGGCGCTATGCTTTGCCTTTGTCTACCATCTTGGCGGAATG GGGCTGTGGTTCGGAATAATCTGTGGGATAGTGGtacagatgctgctgctgctgggcaTCACCATGCGCACCAACTGGGATAAAGAG GCTCTCAAGGCAAAGGGCAGAGTTTTCAGTTCGTCCCGGCCTCTAGACATGACGACATGA